The following are from one region of the Methanospirillum hungatei genome:
- a CDS encoding tetratricopeptide repeat protein — MKKSSEPLSDIDLTHKGFQYYRMGEFEEAIEAADQAIRLNPQNAEA, encoded by the coding sequence ATGAAAAAATCTTCAGAGCCACTATCAGATATCGACTTGACGCATAAAGGGTTTCAGTACTACCGGATGGGAGAGTTTGAAGAGGCTATTGAAGCTGCTGATCAGGCTATTCGCTTAAATCCGCAGAATGCAGAAGCCTAG
- a CDS encoding type II toxin-antitoxin system HicB family antitoxin — protein sequence MFQKFKVVIEPGEDGWFVVTVPGLPGCITQGKTIDEATENSKEAIEAYLESVHNHAIPVRASQVCVREVLVDVL from the coding sequence ATGTTTCAAAAATTTAAAGTGGTGATTGAGCCGGGAGAAGATGGATGGTTTGTCGTGACGGTCCCTGGTCTGCCAGGATGTATCACTCAGGGGAAGACTATCGATGAGGCTACTGAAAATTCTAAGGAAGCAATAGAAGCATACCTTGAATCAGTTCATAATCATGCGATCCCCGTTCGGGCAAGTCAGGTGTGTGTCAGAGAAGTCCTAGTAGATGTACTGTAA
- a CDS encoding SIR2 family protein: protein MLDLIQRVGKINGEKKLDNPVQWYQEKFGKEPSYDTLLDELTSSQAGRRDLLANYFEPREADIDEGRKIPQAAHRAIASLVKTGYIKIIITTNFDRLIETAVYDIGFHPYVIFHESGIRSCPPPAHIQHSCIIFKIHGDYLDTQLRNTPEELARYPDLINQYLDRIFDEFGLITCGWSGEYDCAIIERLKARRSDSPYPIYVSSRGKKKPAIQELLKIPNTIPVEISDADDFFEKLSENVTFLMEHNKEPLTDELLVIRVRKYLSDTKNQIKLWELLNTEVKSVQEKNNNEILRAISKTSFTVKDLMAHFETNIKNLEIICMNVAFFGDQSYSPFFRSIIEQLMTVQEKGWYNKLVSLQYYPALLIAYISGIILLKDDKFSQLSELLLNPICYDYNERKPSISIINTRTVFRDSAEKQIDYPNAENLYAPVSEYLYHRLKDPLSTFFSNENHYSETFDLFEYLLSLIYIDQIYPDLSKGRIWSPIGRYNWKRESYYNEKTPFFEQKVEQWLHQGENLSLFKEGFFQASPERLNQCHQGLLLLLKSSKEQWIRI from the coding sequence ATGCTGGACCTGATTCAAAGAGTGGGAAAAATCAATGGAGAAAAAAAACTTGATAATCCGGTCCAATGGTATCAGGAGAAATTCGGAAAAGAGCCATCGTACGATACTCTACTGGATGAACTAACCTCTTCCCAAGCAGGGCGAAGGGATCTATTGGCTAATTATTTTGAACCACGGGAGGCTGATATAGATGAAGGAAGAAAAATACCGCAGGCAGCTCATCGGGCAATTGCCTCATTAGTCAAAACGGGATATATTAAGATAATAATCACCACAAATTTTGATCGGCTTATTGAGACTGCTGTCTATGATATCGGATTTCATCCGTATGTGATATTTCATGAAAGTGGGATACGCAGTTGCCCCCCTCCTGCACACATTCAGCATTCTTGTATCATCTTCAAAATTCATGGGGATTATTTGGATACTCAACTCCGAAATACTCCTGAAGAATTAGCAAGGTATCCAGATTTGATAAATCAATATCTGGATCGAATTTTTGATGAATTTGGTTTAATTACCTGTGGATGGTCTGGAGAATATGATTGTGCGATAATCGAACGGTTGAAAGCAAGAAGGAGTGATTCGCCATATCCAATTTATGTTTCCTCTCGAGGTAAAAAGAAACCAGCGATTCAGGAGTTACTCAAAATACCAAATACCATACCAGTAGAGATTTCAGATGCAGATGATTTTTTTGAAAAATTGTCCGAAAATGTTACTTTCCTAATGGAACATAACAAAGAGCCGCTGACTGATGAATTGTTGGTAATCCGAGTAAGAAAATATCTCAGTGACACAAAAAATCAAATAAAATTGTGGGAATTATTGAACACAGAAGTAAAATCTGTTCAGGAGAAAAACAATAACGAAATATTAAGGGCAATATCAAAGACTTCATTTACCGTCAAAGATTTGATGGCTCATTTCGAAACTAATATCAAAAATCTTGAAATTATTTGTATGAATGTTGCCTTTTTTGGAGATCAAAGTTACTCACCGTTTTTTAGATCCATTATTGAACAATTAATGACTGTTCAGGAGAAAGGATGGTATAACAAGTTAGTTTCCTTACAATATTATCCAGCACTATTAATTGCTTATATTTCAGGAATCATTCTGCTTAAAGATGATAAATTTTCACAGTTATCAGAATTATTACTTAACCCAATTTGTTATGATTATAATGAACGAAAACCATCAATTTCGATTATTAATACCCGAACAGTTTTTAGAGATAGTGCCGAAAAACAGATAGATTATCCAAATGCAGAAAATTTGTATGCTCCAGTCAGCGAATATCTTTATCATCGATTAAAAGATCCTTTATCCACATTTTTTTCAAATGAAAATCACTATTCAGAGACTTTTGATTTGTTTGAATACTTATTATCATTGATCTATATTGATCAGATCTACCCTGATCTATCCAAGGGTCGAATCTGGTCACCAATTGGCAGATATAATTGGAAACGTGAGTCATACTATAATGAAAAAACCCCTTTCTTTGAACAAAAGGTTGAACAGTGGTTGCATCAAGGAGAAAATCTCTCTCTTTTTAAAGAAGGGTTTTTCCAAGCGTCTCCAGAAAGATTGAACCAATGCCATCAAGGTTTATTACTATTATTAAAATCATCAAAAGAACAGTGGATTCGAATTTAG
- a CDS encoding tetratricopeptide repeat protein — protein MQGISLRNLNRDEEALSSFEQAISINPKIADAWIHKAIVLLIFGRITEAVEIAEKVTRKDPQKVIAWYTLGVGLSSLHEHEKALDAFNQVIQLDPFSTEAYYKKGCELLYFNKREEAIAAWREATGIDPDYYQVWHRIGMASFELGKFEDAIDAFDRSLALDPTNLDSVYYRDLSKQGFEMMNKKKAPKKKNT, from the coding sequence ATGCAAGGAATTTCTTTACGGAACCTCAACCGGGATGAAGAGGCACTTTCCTCCTTTGAACAGGCTATCTCTATCAATCCCAAAATAGCGGATGCCTGGATCCATAAGGCCATTGTTCTGCTGATATTTGGCAGGATTACAGAAGCAGTAGAGATCGCTGAAAAAGTAACCAGGAAAGATCCTCAAAAAGTGATAGCATGGTACACTCTGGGGGTTGGTCTCTCATCTCTTCATGAGCATGAAAAGGCACTTGATGCATTTAATCAGGTGATCCAGTTAGACCCCTTTTCTACGGAGGCTTATTACAAAAAGGGGTGCGAATTGCTTTATTTTAACAAACGGGAAGAGGCAATCGCAGCATGGAGAGAGGCAACCGGGATTGATCCTGATTACTATCAGGTCTGGCACCGGATTGGCATGGCTTCGTTTGAACTCGGAAAGTTTGAGGATGCCATTGATGCCTTTGACCGATCTCTTGCCCTTGATCCCACAAACCTGGACAGTGTGTATTACCGGGATCTTTCAAAACAGGGGTTTGAGATGATGAATAAGAAAAAAGCTCCCAAGAAGAAAAATACTTAG
- a CDS encoding type I restriction-modification system subunit M, with product MSQASFSNNSTLDETTLGNWLWDAACKIRGEIDAAKYRDYILPLIFLKRLSDVFEDELTRLIYEYGESEIVEALILEDHNLVRFYLPVDARWETITKKKKDVGQYLTDIVRKLARENPKLSGAIDIVDFNATTSGERIISDDSLIVLVGVLSKYRLGINDVQADIIGRAYEYLLRKFAEGSGSSAGEFFTPPEVARLMGCILDPEPGETVYDPCCGSGGLLIKCALRFRDKYSEQSSTAPLKYYGQEWLALTSAMAKMNVFLHNMEAEIAIGDSMNNPKFLSRKGKLQHFDMVTSNPMWNQKFDQRVYENDEFSRYFSGYPNNSSADWGWVQHMAAYLTDSGRMAVVLDTGAVSRGSGSGGSNRERDIRKAYVEQDLIESVILLPENLFFNTTAPGIILIVNKQKRHPREILLINGSGQFEKGRPKNFLTADAIKTMGEIYLQWKAVDEISIIITTSEAAKSDYNLSPSRYIAKAAVDDTIPLEDAVFLLKEAEEERALADQRLWEVLAELGLGDEPVSPLLSSSPPMAVAEKKQPYGKGKKS from the coding sequence ATGTCCCAAGCCTCATTTTCGAATAATTCCACTCTCGATGAAACCACGTTAGGAAACTGGCTCTGGGATGCAGCATGTAAAATTCGCGGAGAGATAGATGCAGCTAAATACCGTGATTATATTCTTCCGCTTATCTTTCTTAAACGCCTCTCCGATGTTTTTGAAGACGAACTAACCCGCCTCATCTACGAGTATGGAGAGAGTGAGATCGTTGAAGCGCTCATTCTGGAAGATCATAATCTTGTCAGGTTTTATCTTCCTGTTGATGCTCGCTGGGAAACAATCACAAAAAAGAAGAAAGATGTCGGCCAGTATCTTACCGATATCGTTCGAAAATTAGCTCGTGAGAATCCGAAACTGAGTGGTGCAATTGATATTGTAGATTTCAATGCAACCACATCAGGGGAACGGATCATCAGCGACGATAGTCTTATCGTTCTGGTAGGGGTTCTCTCAAAATACCGGCTTGGGATCAATGATGTACAGGCTGACATCATCGGACGGGCATATGAGTATCTGCTTCGTAAATTTGCCGAAGGTTCTGGTTCATCGGCAGGTGAGTTCTTTACTCCGCCTGAAGTTGCCCGCCTGATGGGATGTATTCTTGACCCAGAACCGGGTGAGACCGTATATGATCCCTGCTGCGGGTCGGGTGGTCTGCTTATCAAGTGTGCTCTTCGGTTCCGTGATAAGTATTCAGAGCAATCGTCAACTGCCCCTCTCAAATATTACGGACAGGAGTGGCTCGCTCTTACATCTGCAATGGCAAAGATGAATGTCTTCCTCCATAATATGGAGGCAGAGATTGCCATCGGTGATTCGATGAATAATCCGAAGTTTCTCTCCAGGAAAGGGAAACTTCAGCATTTTGATATGGTCACGTCAAACCCGATGTGGAATCAGAAGTTTGATCAGAGAGTCTATGAGAATGATGAATTCTCCCGGTATTTCTCGGGTTATCCGAACAATTCTTCAGCAGACTGGGGATGGGTTCAGCATATGGCGGCTTATCTCACTGATTCGGGGAGAATGGCAGTGGTTCTTGATACCGGTGCGGTTTCACGGGGAAGTGGGAGCGGGGGCTCAAACCGGGAACGGGATATCAGAAAAGCATATGTCGAGCAGGATTTGATTGAATCAGTTATTCTTCTCCCTGAAAATCTCTTCTTCAATACAACTGCACCAGGAATCATCCTGATTGTGAATAAACAGAAGAGACACCCCCGTGAGATTCTTCTGATCAACGGGTCCGGTCAGTTTGAGAAGGGAAGACCGAAAAATTTCCTCACCGCTGATGCAATCAAAACGATGGGGGAGATATATCTACAGTGGAAAGCAGTCGATGAGATATCCATCATCATTACCACTTCAGAAGCAGCGAAGAGTGATTATAACCTCTCTCCTTCCCGTTATATTGCAAAAGCAGCCGTAGATGATACGATTCCCTTGGAGGATGCCGTATTCTTATTGAAAGAGGCAGAAGAAGAACGGGCTCTTGCAGATCAGAGGTTATGGGAGGTTTTGGCAGAACTTGGATTAGGGGATGAACCGGTCTCCCCTCTCCTCAGTTCATCACCTCCGATGGCAGTTGCCGAGAAAAAGCAGCCGTATGGAAAAGGGAAAAAATCATAA
- a CDS encoding type II toxin-antitoxin system HicA family toxin — MAKFPLLPARKVINALIRLGYSIDHQKGSHIVLKNTNEQRTIVVPDHDELDRGTLKAILKQAGIDIEDLLSVLTLI; from the coding sequence ATGGCAAAATTCCCACTTCTCCCTGCACGAAAAGTAATTAACGCTTTGATTCGTCTGGGGTACTCAATCGATCACCAGAAGGGAAGTCATATTGTTCTAAAAAATACCAATGAACAACGAACCATTGTCGTTCCTGATCACGATGAACTTGATAGGGGAACTCTCAAGGCGATTTTAAAACAAGCCGGAATTGATATTGAAGATCTATTATCGGTTCTCACGCTGATCTGA
- a CDS encoding EVE domain-containing protein has translation MAIWIASGNRENWEVVKTHNIWGVPKRSKSLHTRVKVGDTILMYTRSEVRGKDVLPSAIMGEFKVTEIYEDVRLLFTAPPQMGDEVFPYRFRLKPVKIFKEPVELKPLIPELGFVTNKTMWSGHFRQAMREIPEEDYRKIIEAGK, from the coding sequence ATGGCAATCTGGATCGCCTCCGGGAACCGGGAGAATTGGGAGGTCGTAAAGACGCACAATATCTGGGGAGTTCCAAAACGGAGTAAATCCCTGCACACCCGGGTGAAAGTCGGGGATACCATCCTCATGTATACTCGATCAGAAGTCCGTGGAAAAGATGTACTCCCATCGGCAATCATGGGAGAATTTAAGGTGACTGAAATTTATGAGGATGTGAGACTCCTCTTTACCGCTCCTCCTCAAATGGGGGATGAAGTATTTCCATACCGGTTCAGGCTAAAACCAGTTAAGATATTCAAAGAGCCAGTAGAACTCAAACCTCTCATTCCGGAACTTGGATTTGTAACTAATAAGACTATGTGGTCTGGTCACTTCAGGCAGGCGATGCGGGAAATTCCTGAAGAAGACTATCGGAAAATTATTGAAGCAGGGAAATAA
- a CDS encoding DUF2637 domain-containing protein, with amino-acid sequence MRYAAELSRIDPVLTWARPVCIDSLLVSGFPLILRNSLRQESTRFGWFVFSVFTLVSILFNVTVSSNNLLSQAFHAIQPITLMVTVEILLSIVRSDLSSSEKNQVKVTTVTPDRSDVTPPVTMVHQGAGKNVTSDQVLQFFRENPSASYVTAAANLNIARQDGFPVCPQFA; translated from the coding sequence TTGCGGTATGCAGCAGAGTTATCGAGGATTGATCCGGTCCTCACCTGGGCCAGGCCGGTCTGTATTGATTCATTGTTGGTTTCCGGTTTTCCGCTCATTCTCCGGAACTCTCTTCGGCAGGAGAGTACCCGGTTCGGGTGGTTCGTGTTCTCGGTCTTTACATTGGTGAGTATTCTGTTCAATGTGACAGTCAGTTCGAACAATCTACTCAGCCAGGCGTTTCATGCTATCCAGCCGATTACACTGATGGTAACGGTTGAGATTCTGCTTTCGATTGTCCGATCTGATCTTTCTTCTTCAGAGAAGAATCAGGTAAAAGTTACAACTGTTACACCAGACCGTAGTGATGTTACACCACCTGTTACTATGGTACATCAGGGTGCTGGTAAGAATGTAACATCTGATCAGGTGTTACAGTTCTTTCGGGAGAATCCGAGTGCAAGTTATGTTACTGCAGCTGCGAACCTGAACATTGCCCGACAAGACGGTTTCCCGGTATGTCCCCAGTTTGCTTGA
- a CDS encoding RNA-binding domain-containing protein has protein sequence MSVWNKRICWNKDRYLSIDPKHTRKNSWRNPIMPATETIVLDALVDLIQTDQLYEDLNREAKKAGGRDGNGELPQSFFESYSAMANTNGGVILLGIEEKPKNHFSVYGLHQVQKIREDLTNTLNNKQKVSKNLLQDSNISEVQVADKTILVIWVPRATRKEKPIYLNNNPITGTYRRNYQGDYRCDESVVKRMLAEQVSDGQDKRIIPHTGIDDLHLESFHAYRNRFRITNLSHTWNNDSDYDFLTHLQGYRKDRETEEEGLTVAGLLMFGRWETITEFLPEFFLDYREIPEGSGSVRWIDRLVPDGSWSGNLFDFFQLTYRRLKRDLKSPFHLHDGQRVEDTPAEAAIREALVNALIHADYSSSVSILIEKRVDQIIFRNPGTMRIPLELAAHGGTSDCRNRALQVMFRMVGFGDQAGSGIPSIFSNWAQEQYRNPHYVESFGPDTTTLTLCMIHLFPENILAYLDSTYGVSFHALSHEQKIALALAYSDGEVTHKRIREMSGIHPSDLTKDLKILVDLGFLVPEGESRGRVYYPKNPPQSTVTQSHLTDDTGESSLSHSGGSLSYSEASLSHSENTLSPSLMNTGAVPLTKRIEKGMRGRKNIPKEEMESFILDICSEQFQTLGDIALMLHRSERVIRNNYIRTMVQKGILIPRYPDKKTHPDQAYIRKSL, from the coding sequence ATGTCAGTGTGGAACAAACGAATATGCTGGAATAAAGACCGGTACCTGTCAATAGATCCTAAGCACACCCGGAAAAACTCCTGGAGGAACCCCATCATGCCCGCCACTGAAACCATAGTTCTTGATGCACTCGTTGATCTGATCCAGACCGATCAGTTGTATGAAGATCTGAACCGGGAAGCAAAGAAGGCAGGTGGGAGAGATGGCAATGGAGAACTCCCGCAATCATTCTTTGAATCCTACAGTGCTATGGCAAATACTAACGGGGGTGTGATTCTTCTTGGAATCGAAGAGAAACCAAAGAATCATTTCTCTGTATATGGACTCCACCAGGTTCAAAAGATCAGGGAAGACCTCACCAATACGCTGAATAACAAGCAGAAAGTAAGTAAGAACCTCTTACAGGATTCAAATATCTCTGAAGTCCAGGTAGCTGACAAGACCATTCTTGTCATCTGGGTTCCTCGTGCCACCCGCAAGGAAAAACCGATTTACCTCAACAATAATCCCATCACCGGAACATATCGCAGAAATTATCAGGGAGATTACCGGTGCGATGAATCGGTGGTAAAGCGAATGCTCGCTGAACAGGTCAGTGATGGACAGGATAAGCGGATAATTCCTCACACCGGCATTGATGATCTCCATCTTGAAAGCTTTCATGCCTATCGGAACCGGTTCAGGATAACTAATCTGTCACACACCTGGAACAACGACTCTGATTATGATTTCCTTACGCATCTCCAGGGATACCGGAAAGACCGTGAGACCGAAGAAGAAGGGCTTACCGTTGCCGGACTGTTGATGTTTGGCAGGTGGGAGACGATCACCGAATTTCTCCCGGAGTTCTTCCTCGATTATCGTGAGATTCCTGAAGGAAGTGGTTCTGTCCGGTGGATTGACCGGTTGGTTCCTGATGGAAGCTGGTCTGGCAACCTGTTTGATTTCTTCCAACTGACATACCGGAGATTGAAACGCGATCTGAAAAGTCCGTTTCATCTTCATGATGGGCAACGGGTGGAAGATACCCCGGCAGAGGCAGCCATCCGGGAAGCATTAGTAAATGCTCTCATTCATGCAGACTATTCAAGTTCGGTTTCAATTCTTATAGAAAAGCGGGTAGATCAGATCATATTCAGAAATCCTGGGACAATGCGTATCCCCCTCGAACTGGCAGCTCATGGGGGGACGAGTGACTGTCGGAACCGTGCATTGCAGGTCATGTTCCGGATGGTAGGATTTGGTGACCAGGCAGGATCAGGCATTCCCAGCATCTTTTCCAACTGGGCTCAGGAACAGTATCGCAATCCTCATTATGTCGAGTCATTCGGACCGGATACGACGACCCTGACTCTCTGCATGATACACCTCTTCCCGGAGAATATTCTGGCATATCTTGATTCTACCTATGGAGTATCCTTTCATGCACTCTCACATGAACAGAAGATCGCTCTTGCATTGGCCTATTCTGATGGTGAAGTGACACATAAGAGGATCCGGGAGATGTCAGGAATCCATCCTTCTGATCTGACTAAAGATCTGAAGATTCTGGTGGATCTGGGATTTCTCGTTCCGGAAGGAGAGTCACGAGGAAGAGTCTATTATCCGAAGAATCCTCCTCAGAGTACTGTTACCCAGAGCCATCTCACTGATGATACAGGAGAGTCGAGCTTGTCACATTCAGGTGGCAGCTTGTCATATTCAGAAGCGAGCTTGTCACATTCAGAGAATACCCTGTCTCCTTCGCTCATGAACACCGGAGCAGTCCCTCTGACAAAGAGGATTGAAAAAGGAATGAGGGGCCGGAAAAATATTCCGAAGGAAGAGATGGAATCATTCATTCTTGATATCTGCTCAGAACAATTTCAGACCCTTGGTGATATTGCTTTGATGCTGCACCGGAGTGAAAGAGTGATTCGGAATAATTACATTCGGACCATGGTACAGAAGGGTATCCTGATTCCCCGGTATCCTGATAAGAAAACTCACCCGGATCAGGCGTATATTCGTAAATCATTATGA
- a CDS encoding pentapeptide repeat-containing protein, translated as MDFSNSFIGLTDFSNSVFYNWVDFSGAKLGSPDFSNVIFFGAALFEGVTFIGDTNFSRASFAKSENSSFSKSDFLSKVNFSESTFPGITDFFGVTFSEGPNFRGAEFSGETNFNEVNFPYCTLFNDVFFGKINFSKATFPNGASFGGVTFSGHTNFISTVFSGMIIFSNSFFSGDIYFSEQNTQDKENRLKATFSDYVFFNGVNLSGWTFFSDIIFPMGVDFSKAIFSGITDFSRTIFKDSSDFSKAIFYSSTNFTNAEFSNITNFSEAIFDIFHDTNMTFSEIIFSGTIFSGETYFSGVTFSSNADILHNAKIMNDFDLSRTNYRHSSIINPQLIGKKAKLLINNSIFEHDLHLDLSTSSDISHLEMISTKVSGNLIIEPMRIGGIINLNNLEVSGEIYGINNISFENYISEENFFRNIKNHYENLGNNHEADEFYFKEMIARRKQKPWYFRIIELPLQKFFFYGTRPGLTFIYWLLFVALFTILYLVLDMTQHPVFNATDLSDFVYFSLTNAITPGYGGMIINPGLGKYLASFEAIVGTFFIASFITIFARKYMRS; from the coding sequence GTGGATTTTTCAAATTCCTTTATTGGTTTAACCGACTTTTCGAATTCAGTGTTTTATAATTGGGTAGATTTTTCAGGCGCAAAACTCGGTTCTCCCGATTTTTCGAATGTAATTTTTTTTGGAGCAGCCCTTTTTGAAGGGGTTACCTTTATTGGTGATACGAATTTTTCAAGGGCATCTTTCGCAAAATCTGAAAACTCTTCTTTTTCAAAGTCTGATTTTTTAAGTAAAGTTAACTTTTCTGAATCTACTTTCCCTGGTATTACCGATTTTTTTGGAGTAACTTTTTCTGAGGGACCAAATTTTAGGGGTGCAGAATTTTCTGGAGAGACAAATTTTAATGAGGTAAATTTTCCCTATTGTACATTATTTAATGATGTTTTTTTCGGGAAAATAAATTTTTCAAAGGCTACTTTTCCTAATGGGGCATCTTTTGGTGGTGTTACGTTCTCAGGGCACACTAATTTTATATCAACAGTTTTTTCGGGTATGATAATATTTTCCAACTCTTTTTTTTCAGGTGATATCTATTTTTCAGAACAGAACACTCAAGATAAAGAAAATCGATTAAAAGCTACATTTTCTGATTATGTATTTTTTAACGGAGTCAATCTCTCTGGTTGGACCTTTTTTTCAGATATTATATTTCCCATGGGAGTTGACTTTTCAAAGGCAATATTCTCCGGAATAACTGACTTTAGTAGGACAATATTCAAAGATAGTTCAGATTTCTCAAAAGCGATATTTTATTCGAGTACCAATTTTACTAATGCTGAATTCTCGAATATTACCAATTTTTCAGAAGCAATCTTTGATATTTTTCATGATACTAATATGACTTTTTCAGAAATTATATTTTCAGGAACGATTTTTTCAGGAGAAACGTATTTTTCTGGAGTGACATTTTCAAGTAATGCTGATATCCTTCATAATGCAAAAATTATGAATGATTTCGATTTATCTAGGACAAACTATCGACATTCATCGATTATAAATCCGCAATTAATAGGTAAAAAAGCAAAATTACTAATAAATAATTCAATCTTTGAACATGATTTACATTTAGATCTTTCAACTTCAAGCGACATCTCCCATCTTGAAATGATATCTACAAAAGTGTCTGGAAACCTAATTATTGAACCCATGAGAATTGGCGGGATTATCAATTTGAATAACTTAGAGGTTTCTGGAGAAATTTATGGTATAAATAATATTAGCTTTGAAAATTATATCTCGGAAGAAAACTTTTTTAGAAATATTAAGAACCACTATGAAAACTTGGGTAATAATCATGAAGCTGATGAATTTTACTTTAAAGAAATGATAGCTAGGCGGAAACAAAAACCCTGGTATTTCCGAATCATCGAATTACCACTCCAAAAATTTTTCTTTTATGGTACTAGACCGGGGTTAACATTCATCTACTGGCTATTATTTGTTGCATTATTTACTATTCTATATCTTGTATTAGACATGACTCAGCACCCAGTCTTTAACGCAACAGACCTAAGTGATTTTGTTTATTTCAGCCTTACTAATGCAATAACTCCAGGATATGGAGGAATGATAATTAACCCAGGTTTAGGGAAATATCTAGCCAGTTTTGAAGCTATTGTTGGAACTTTTTTCATAGCTTCTTTTATCACAATATTCGCAAGAAAATATATGAGATCTTGA